A section of the Sceloporus undulatus isolate JIND9_A2432 ecotype Alabama unplaced genomic scaffold, SceUnd_v1.1 scaffold_999, whole genome shotgun sequence genome encodes:
- the LOC121917828 gene encoding voltage-dependent L-type calcium channel subunit alpha-1S-like, with translation CATGEAWQEILLAASYGKLCDPESDYAPGEEYTCGTGFAYFYFISFYMLCAFLIINLFVAVIMDNFDYLTRDWSILGPHHLDEFKRIWAEYDPEAKGRIKHLDVVTLLRRIQPPLGFGKFCPHRVACKRLVGMNMPLNSDGTVTFNATLFALVRTALKIKTEGKR, from the exons GTGTGCAACAGGTGAGGCCTGGCAGGAAATCTTACTAGCTGCCAGCTATGGGAAGCTGTGTGACCCTGAATCGGATTATGCCCCTGGGGAAGAATATACTTGTGGCACAGGTTTTGCTTATTTCTACTTCATCAGCTTCTACATGCTATGTGCATTCCTG ATTATCAACCTCTTTGTTGCTGTCATCATGGACAACTTTGACTACCTCACACGAGATTGGTCCATATTAGGTCCACATCACCTGGATGAGTTCAAACGAATCTGGGCAGAATATGATCCTGAGGCCAA GGGCCGGATCAAACATCTAGATGTGGTGACTCTGCTGAGACGAATCCAGCCTCCATTGGGCTTTGGGAAGTTTTGTCCACATCGTGTAGCTTGCAAG CGCTTGGTGGGCATGAATATGCCCTTGAACAGCGATGGTACAGTTACTTTCAATGCTACCCTCTTCGCTCTGGTGAGAACTGCCCTCAAGATCAAGACAGAAGGTAAGAGATGA